One part of the bacterium genome encodes these proteins:
- the glnA gene encoding type I glutamate--ammonia ligase: MTPKQALELAKENNAVMVDFRFIDWPGTWQHCSFPISEVDESTFEDGMGFDGSSIRGWQAIHESDMLMVPDASTAFMDPFFAHPTLVLICDIVDPITHQPYHRDPRHIARKAEAHLRQTGIGDTVFFGPEAEFFVFNDARFSTGANHGFFEVDSVEGIWNSGREEEGGNLGYKPRHKEGYFPVPPTDSLQDLRTEMVLVMQQVGLHVEAQHHEVATAGQCEIDMKFETMLDMADRLTKFKYVVKQVARQNGATATFMPKPLFDDNGSGMHCHQSIWKEGTPLFAGDGYAGLSDLGLWYVGGILKHSRALAAFTNPTTNSYKRLVPGFEAPVNLALSARNRSASCRIPMYSASPKAKRVEVRYPDPTANPYLAFSAMLMAGLDGIENKIDPGEPLEKDLYSMAPEELASIETMPGSLSEALDELENNHDFLLKGDVFTDDSVRNWVDYKRENEVDPMRLRPHPHEFELYFDI; the protein is encoded by the coding sequence ATGACTCCCAAACAGGCCCTCGAACTGGCCAAAGAAAACAACGCGGTGATGGTGGACTTCCGGTTCATCGATTGGCCGGGCACCTGGCAGCATTGCAGCTTCCCCATCAGTGAGGTCGACGAGTCGACCTTCGAAGATGGGATGGGTTTCGATGGCTCCTCCATCCGCGGCTGGCAGGCGATTCACGAGAGCGACATGCTGATGGTCCCGGACGCCTCGACCGCGTTCATGGATCCATTCTTCGCCCATCCGACACTGGTGCTGATCTGCGACATCGTCGATCCGATCACCCACCAGCCGTACCATCGCGATCCCCGCCACATTGCCCGCAAGGCTGAGGCTCATCTGAGGCAGACCGGGATTGGCGACACGGTGTTCTTCGGACCCGAGGCCGAGTTCTTCGTCTTCAACGACGCCCGCTTCTCGACGGGGGCCAACCATGGCTTCTTCGAGGTCGACTCCGTCGAAGGGATCTGGAACTCGGGGCGGGAAGAAGAAGGCGGGAACCTCGGCTACAAGCCGCGTCACAAGGAGGGCTACTTCCCGGTGCCGCCGACGGACTCCCTGCAGGATCTCCGCACCGAGATGGTGCTGGTCATGCAGCAGGTCGGCCTGCACGTCGAGGCGCAGCACCATGAGGTGGCGACCGCTGGCCAGTGCGAAATCGACATGAAGTTCGAGACGATGCTGGACATGGCCGACCGGCTCACCAAGTTCAAGTACGTGGTAAAGCAGGTGGCCCGTCAGAACGGCGCGACGGCGACCTTCATGCCGAAGCCGCTCTTCGACGACAACGGTTCGGGCATGCATTGCCACCAGTCGATCTGGAAGGAAGGGACGCCGCTATTCGCGGGGGACGGTTACGCCGGACTCTCGGATCTCGGCCTCTGGTATGTGGGCGGCATCCTGAAGCACAGCCGAGCGCTGGCAGCCTTCACCAATCCGACCACGAATTCCTACAAGCGCCTGGTCCCGGGCTTCGAGGCGCCGGTGAATCTGGCCCTCTCGGCTCGGAATCGCTCGGCTTCGTGCCGGATCCCGATGTACTCGGCGAGCCCGAAGGCCAAGCGCGTGGAGGTCCGCTACCCGGATCCGACGGCCAACCCGTACCTGGCTTTCTCTGCCATGTTGATGGCGGGCCTGGACGGCATCGAGAACAAGATCGATCCGGGCGAGCCGCTCGAGAAGGATCTCTACTCGATGGCTCCGGAGGAGTTGGCTTCGATCGAGACCATGCCGGGCAGCCTCTCGGAGGCCCTGGACGAACTCGAAAACAACCATGACTTCCTGCTCAAGGGCGACGTCTTCACCGACGACTCGGTGAGGAACTGGGTCGACTACAAGCGCGAGAACGAGGTGGACCCGATGCGCCTTCGCCCGCATCCCCACGAGTTCGA